The following are encoded together in the Sphaerodactylus townsendi isolate TG3544 linkage group LG14, MPM_Stown_v2.3, whole genome shotgun sequence genome:
- the TCF25 gene encoding transcription factor 25: MSRRALRRLRGELRGQALPEAEEEEEEEEEEEEEPERGPAGPGQDGASGRRRKPRREAAGRVTNLFELITNDDPEAEPAPSEERDDSRLQEQSHTRNREEADLECPANDRGNDGEEMDHLDKMAASTNKTRKKKKKRKNKKNAAGETPSPRDKDNDAEDVESVLVGPESSSELWGQSQSRVIMDSRPLLYVERRNLNPETELKRYFGARAVLGDQRPRQRQRSHLRSAWLTVPKSTWPRHSKTGLSMQLLESKRGVQHFAFEHHREYRQVQFKFLDVVESMDPNNLVLLLQMNPYHVDSLLQLSDVCRMQEDQEMARDLVERALYTLECASHPLFSLTSGTCRLDYRRPENRAFYLTLFKHMIFLEKRGCTRTALEFCKLILSLDPENDPLCMLLVIDLLSLRAKEYAFLTRIFQEWESHRNLSQLPNFAFSVPLAYFFLSQQEDVSEAESSHAHEKASDLVRQALIMFPSVLMPLLDHCSVQPDAMVASHSFFGPDAQLSSPPALSQLVALYLGRTHSLWKDPAVMAWLETNVHEVLRMVDANNPALEEAEQKRKVRYQSAPRSIYRHVILSEIREATAALPLEVTSQPIMGFDPLPPLDSIVSYTRPERAARPSNESTLSLFFRSLLPNFHLQGEVGAAGAEEPGARQDLNQGVNRLMAAMRDMLANIQFQEPPHEDNPEGGGEEWD, from the exons ATAACTAACGATGATCCTGAAGCTGAGCCAGCCCCCAGTGAGGAGCGAGATGATTCTAGACTGCAAGAGCAGAGCCACACAAGGAACAGAGAAGAAGCTGATCTTGAATGTCCGGCAAATGACAGGGGGAACGATGGAGAAGAGATGGACCACCTGGACAAGATG gctgcatcaACTAACAAAacacggaagaagaagaagaaaaggaagaataagaagaatgcaGCAGGCGAAACTCCT TCCCCTCGGGACAAAGACAATGACGCAGAAGATGTGGAGAGCGTCCTGGTGGGGCCGGAGAGCTCCTCGGAGCTGTGGGGCCAAAGCCAAAGCAGGGTCATCATGGACAGTCGGCCGCTGCTTTATGTGGAGCGCAG gaaccTGAATCCAGAAACTGAGCTGAAGAGATATTTTGGGGCCCGAGCAGTTCTAGGCGATCAGAG ACCGAGACAGAGGCAGCGGTCACATCTCCGCAGCGCATGGCTCACTGTGCCCAAGAGCACTTGGCCACGCCACAGCAAAACAG gtcTCTCTATGCAGCTGCTTGAGTCAAAGCGAGGGGTGCAGCACTTTGCCTTTGAGCACCACAGAGAGTACCGGCAAGTGCAGTTCAAGTTCTTGGATGTGGTGGAGTCCATGGATCCCAACAACCTTGTG CTTCTGCTCCAGATGAACCCCTACCATGTGGACTCACTGCTGCAGCTCAGCGACGTGTGTCGGATGCAAGAAGACCAGGAGATGGCCAGAGACCTTGTGG AGAGAGCCCTCTACACCCTGGAGTGCGCCTCTCACCCCTTGTTCAGCCTCACCAGCGGGACCTGCCGGCTCGACTACCGGAGGCCAGAGAACAG AGCTTTCTACCTGACCCTCTTCAAGCACATGATTTTCCTGGAGAAGAGAGGGTGCACACGTACCGCTCTGGAGTTCTGCAAGCTCATCCTCAG CCTGGACCCGGAGAATGACCCTTTGTGCATGCTGCTGGTGATTGATTTACTGTCGCTGCGAGCAAAGGAGTATGCCTTCCTGACACGCATCTTTCAAGAGTGGGAG AGTCACCGGAACCTCTCTCAGCTGCCCAACTTTGCCTTCTCAGTCCCTCTGGCATATTTCTTTCTCAGCCAGCAGGAAGATGTCTCAGAAGCAGAGTCCAGCCACGCTCACGAGAAAGCCTCCGATCTCGTTCGGCAGGCGCTGATCATGTTTCCGAGTG ttctgatgcctttgctggaCCACTGCAGCGTGCAGCCGGACGCGATGGTGGCCTCCCACTCGTTCTTTGGGCCAGATGCCCAGTTAAG CTCACCTCCTGCTCTGAGCCAGCTGGTTGCTCTGTACTTGGGGCGGACTCACTCCCTGTGGAAGGACCCGGCTGTCATGGCCTGGCTGGAAACGAACGTCCATGAAGTGCTGCGAATGGTGGATGCCAACAACCCAGCCTTGGAAGAGGCCGAGCAGAA GCGGAAGGTGCGGTACCAGAGTGCTCCCAGGAGCATCTACCGCCACGTGATCCTCTCGGAGATCAGGGAAGCCACTGCAGCGCTGCCTCTG GAAGTGACTTCTCAGCCTATCATGGGGTTTGATCCACTGCCGCCTCTGGACTCCATTGTGTCCTACACACGGCCAGAAAG GGCCGCGCGACCATCCAACGAAAGCACTTTGTCGCTCTTCTTTCGCTCATTGCTGCCGAACTTCCACTTACAA GGAGAAGTTGGAGCTGCTGGAGCGGAGGAGCCGGGCGCAAGGCAAGACCTGAACCAGGGCGTGAACCGGCTGATGGCAGCCATGCGCGACATGCTGGCCAACATCCAGTTCCAGGAGCCCCCCCATGAAGACAatcctgaggggggtggggaggaatgggaCTGA